Within Pseudodesulfovibrio senegalensis, the genomic segment TGAAATTAAAAATTTACAGCGCCTTGAATCCAAGGTACAGAAAAACATTAAGGAATTCCTCGGCGTCACTGCCAAGGTCAAACTCGTGGAACCCAAGGGAATCGAGCGCTCCGTTGGCAAGGCCAAGCGTATCGTGGACCTGAGAAACGAATCCTGAAAACTTACATCCAATCAGGGCTTCGGCCCGAAGCGAGGAGAGCCATGAAAGTAGACCAGCTTTCCATATTCCTTGAAAATCGTGCGGGACGTCTTGCGGAAGTGACCAAAATTCTCGATGAATCAGGTGTCAATATCCGCGCCCTTTCCCTGGCGGACACCTCCGATTTCGGAATCCTGCGCCTGATCGTGTCGGATTTTGAAACCGCAAAAACCAAACTCAAGGAAAACGGATTCACGGTGGGCCGCACCTCGGTTGTTGCCGTGGAAGTCAGCGACAAGCCCGGCGGATTGCACAACATTCTGTCCATGCTGCAAAACGAAGACATCAATGTCGAATACATGTACGCATTTGTTCAGCAGAGCGGCAACAGTGCCGTGCTCATATTCCGTTTCGACAGGACAGACCAGGGGATTGAGGTGCTGCAAAAAAACGGATTGACTATCATTCCCGGCGAAAAACTTTACGCACTTTAATCTCTTTACGCAGACGTTTTAAGGGAGCCTTCAGACGAAGGCTCCCTTTTTTTATCAAATCCGTTGCCCACAAAACGCACAAGGCGTATAAGGTTCATGTACCCTGTGCATCGTCTCGCATTGCCCGATCTAACGCAAACGATGCCCGAAAGGAGACAAGGAAAAGGAAGGGGAATCATGCTGGAAAAAGAAATCATAGATCCGCAATTTCTGGAATCCATGGCGGATAAACGGGCATTCCTCAAAAAAATGTTCGCGGTATTCGTCAGCCAGGAGCCCAAACGCGTGCAGGAAATTCATGATGCACTGGAAAACGGCGATGTCGCCAAGTTGCGTCATCTGGCCCACTCCCTCAAGGGCGGAGCCGCAACAATGGGAGCGGAGCGAGTGCGCCAATGCTGCCTGCTTCTGGAAAACGCAACCCAAGCCAACGACATGAGCGCGGCAATGGGGCATTTCAAAACCCTTGAAACGGAAATGGACCAGGCCTACACGTTCATGTTCAACTTCATGGCTGAATAAACGGCCACACTCAGAGAATCGGGGCCTTACCCTGAAGGGGGGCCCTGCCGACTCCGGGACTGATTCGTACCACTCCAAGCGCGCCCCTGCATGCGGCCCATACTCCGGTGGAAGCCCACACCAGCATCAACACATCCGGCATATCCCTGACAGTAAGAACCAGCGCCCCTCCCACAACCGAAGCCACGAGCATGGCATTCCTCAGGTAACGAAAATCACCGGCCCCCCAATGGATGCCGTCGGTCGCGCAAGCAAGGGAAAAAAGCGGCATGATGCAGGCCAGCAACGTCCACGAAGGCTGGAACAACGCATGGGCCTCGACGGGGAGCAGCAAAGTGGCGATGGCGTTCCGCCCTACAAGCATGAACAGACAAAGACCTGCCCCTGTCACCAAACTCCATACACAGGCATACACAGCCACCCGCCGGGCCTGTTGAACATCGTTACGACCGAGAAAAAAACCGACTAGCGACTGGGCAGTAATGGCAAAAGCATCCATGAAGAGTGCCGTGAAAATGAAAAATTGCCTCCCGGCCTGATACGCAGCACCCTGCCCCGCTCCTGCCTGATTGGCAACGCGCGTGCACAGCGAAAGAAACAATAGAACCGCCCCGGTGCGTATGAACAGATCGCCGCCGATACGTATCAGTTTCTTCAGATCGGCAAGGCCGATATGCAATGAAAAACCAATCCGCCTGCGAACGACCCAAAGAACCCAGATGGCCCCGGTCCACTGTGAAAGGGAACTGGCCAAACCGGCCCCCCCGACCCCAAGTGCTGGAACCGGCCCAAAACCGAAAACAAAAACATAATCCAAACCAACATTCAGAAGATTCATGCCGGTGGCCACCCACAAGGGGGTGCTCATGTCCTGGCATCCACGCAGCGAACCAAAACAGGCCAGACAAACCAGTACGGCCGGAGCCCCCAGCAAACGATAGCGCATATACTGCTCGGACAAATCCAGAACGGCATCGTTGCCGCCGAGAAGTGACGCTGCAGGCGTCAGAAACGGCAGAGCGCCCACAAGAAGCACGAATCCGATCCCACCGCCGAGGAAAACCGCAAGAGTACTTATGCCAGCGGCGCGATCTGCGCGATTTTCACCGCTGAACCTGGCAACCTCAGTCTGGGTTCCGATTCCCAAAAAATTGAAAATCCAGAATATGGAAGAAAAAACCATGGCTCCAATGCCCAGCGCCGCCACAGGTTCCATGCCCAGACGAGCCACAAAGGCCGTATCGACAAGTCCTGTAACAGGTTCTGCAACAAGGGAAAAAAGGACAGGAACTGCCAACTGCAACAGAGTTTTGTTGGGTGCGTGCACAAAGGCATGCTCGCTACCCGAAGACGCGCTCACAAAGGCCTCACTCGAAAAGATATAAAAAAAGCAAGGCTCCCCGGAGACTCACAAGCCTCCGGGGAGTGCAATACTTCTAGAAAATGTCCGCCATGGAATACAGGGCGCCGGGCTTCTGCCCCTTGAGCCACTTTGCCGCCCGCAACGCGCCCGAAGCAAATGTCTCCCGGGAATGAGCCCGGTGGGTCACTTCAATACGCTCTCCCGGCCCGAAGAAATACATGGTGTGGTCACCGACCACATCTCCCCCCCGCAGGGTCTGGACGCCCAGCTCCTTTTGCGGACGCTGGCCGATGATGCCGTCACGGCAATGGCATTTGACGTCATCGTAATCCCAATCCCGGGCCTCGGCCAAACATTGCGCCAACTTCAGGGCCGTGCCGCTCGGAGCATCTTTTTTCATCTTGTGATGAATCTCGGACAGTTCCATATCGTACTCAAGTCCAAGCGCCTGCACCAATTGAGGCAGAACCTTGAGCAGAACATTGACGCCTACGCTCATGTTGGGGGCCCAGAACAACGGCGTTTCAGCAGCATATTTACCCAAGGTCGCCTGTTGGCCGGCATCCAGCCCCGTGGTGCCGATAACGGCAGGATTGCCATGCTTTGCCGCTGCTTCGGCCATGGCGATTGACGCTTCGGGCGCCGTGAAATCAACGATTACGGCACCGGGGCACTGCGGCAAAAGATCGGACAGGGAATCAGAAACCATGCAACCAAGGTAGTCCAATCCATCGGTTCGACCAGGACGCTCGCAAACGCCTGCCAGGTTGAGAGTTTCATCCCGGTTGGCCATCAAGGCCAAAGTTGCCCCCATGCGACCGCCTGCTCCCATAATGATCACATCCGTGGTCATGCTACCTGCTCCTTGTATATAAAAATGATGGTGTTTACTCTAATCATTCGTTTCAATCATATTCATGAACGTCGGCAAATCGATTATTTCCAGACCGAGTTTTTCAGCCTTGCCCAACTTGCTGCCAGCCTTTTCCCCGGCGACCACATAATCGACCTTGGATGAAATCGATTTCACGGCCTTGCCGCCACGCTCCTCCACGAGGGCATGTGCCCGACTTCGAGACAGGGTACCGAGACTTCCCGTAAAAATGAACACCTTGTCGGCCAGCGGAAGATCTTTGGCGTCTTTCGCCCCGCTCTGCCCGGCCGTGGGCCAAAAACCGATCTTCCTGAACCGCTCCAACAGCTGGCGGGCCGTCTCGCTGTGCATAAAAGTGCGCACACTGTCGGCAACTTTTTCACCAACATCTTCGATTTCCTGCAATTCCTCCCGCGAAGCGGCGGCAAGCGCATCCAGATCGCGGTAGGCTTCGGCCAAATTGCGCGCTGTCTGTTCTCCCACATGTCGAATGCCCAACCCGGCGATGAGCCGCCACATGGGCGCGTTCAACCGCGCCTTTTCAATGGCTGCAACAAACTTGGCCGCGGAAACGTCGCCCATACCGCCATACTTGAGCAAATCGGCTTTGCCGAGTTCAAAAATATCTGCTGGCGACGAGATGACTCCGTCATGGGCAAGACGTTCTATCCAGCGCTTGCCCACGCCCTCCATGTCCAAACCGGCCTTGGAAGCAAAATGAATCAGCCATTGGGACACCTTGGCCGGACAGGTGGGATTGCTGCAACGCACAGCCTCGCCGTCTTGAACCACGGTGCTGCCGCATACCGGACAGTTTTCAGGAAAAACAAAAGGGACCGCGCCTGTACGATGCTCGCCGTCAACCACGGAAAGCACCTGCGGAATCACGTCCCCGGCACGTTGGATCAAAACCGTATCACCTTCGCGAAAATCACGCTCGGCAATATAGGCCCGATTGTGGAGAGTAGCCCGGGAGACTTCGACGCCCCCGACACGAACGGGTTCAAGTTCGGCAACCGGGGTCAATACGCCTGTGCGCCCTACTTGTATGCGGATGGCATTGATGCGCGTGGTGGCCTGTTGGGCAGGAAATTTGAGAGCCAGTGCCCAACGCGGAGCACGGGCAGTAAAGCCCAGTGCGCGTTGCATGTCGAAGCGATTGACCTTGGCCACGACCCCGTCAATTTCAACGGGCAGGTCATCACGTTTTTTCTGAAGGTCCCGAAAATATGCAGCGACATCCTCTGCCCCGGTGCACAGCCGGGCTTCTGGCGGCGTGGCAAAGCCCAACCTATTCAGTCCGGACATGGCCTCCTGTTGCGTGGTCCATGCGGAAAGAGGCATATCCCATTCCACACGCCCAAGACCGTAGGCCATAAACCGCAGAGGCCGCGCCGCAGCCACGGCCGGATCAAGCTGACGAATAGAACCTGCAGCGGCATTACGCGGATTGGCAAAAATCTTGTCGCCCTTTTCCGCCTGCTGGCGGTTGAGCCGTTCGAAATCACGGGTTGCCATAACCACTTCCCCGCGAACTTCCAGCAGACGGGGCACATCCGATCCCCTCAGTTGCATGGGCAGATTCATGACCGTACGCATGTTGTGGGTAACCAACTCTCCCACGCTTCCATCGCCGCGCGTAGCAGCCAGCACAAAGCGCCCCTGCTCGTACACGACCTCGGCAGCCAAACCATCCATCTTGGGGTCGACCCAATATTCCACGTCTTCCCGCCCAACGCCCTTGTGCACTCGCCTGGAAAACGCATCCCAGCCGTCGAGATTCATGGCATTGTCCAAACTGTACATGGGCAATGCATGTTCATACTGTTCAAATCCGGCGGCAGGTTCACCGCCCACACGGCGGGTGGGCGAATTGGGATCGTCCAGTTCTGGATTGTCGGCCTCGAGAGCCTGCAGTTCGCGAAACAGTTCGTCATACTCGGCATCGGTAATTTCCGGCTTGTCGAGGACGTAATACTGGTAATTGTGGTGTTCAAGCCGGGCGCGCAATTCAAGCACGCGCTCCCTGATTGTGGATGCAGTCATTGCGATTAGAACCGAACAGAAAAGTTACATGATATCAAGAATTTTTGTAAGATCACTCTTTCGACCTACAGCCAGCAGCGTATCGCCGGCGTCGATGACTTCCTTGGGGCCGGGATTGAAAACCATATCGCCGTTCTTCTTCTTGATGGCGATGATTATGAGATTGAAACGGGGCCTGATCTTGGAATCGATCAGGTCCTTGCCCACCAATTCCGATCCCGTGGAAACGCTGAGTTCATCCATCTGCAGATCGATACCGCCACGCAAAGCCAACTCGACAAAGTTGGTGGCTGTTGGACGCAACACGCTCTGAGCCATGCGCACACCGCCAATGAAATGCGGCAACACGACACGGTCTGCCCCGGCAAGTTCCAGACGGGAAATATGCGACTTATTCCCGGCTCTGGCAATGATGGTCAGGTCCGGATTGAGCTGGCGGGCCGTCAGGGTGACATAAACATTGGCGGCCTCTGAAGAAAGAGCACTGATGAGTGAGCGGGCAGACTGCAAGCCTACGGCAAGCAGCACCTCGTCACTGGTGGCATCACCCTCCACACACAAAACACCTTCCTGTTCCATGTTTTCAATTAACTCGAGATCCTGCTCCACCACAACGACGGCATGTCCCTCTCCCATTATCTCCTTGGTCACGATACTACCGATGCGACCATATCCACAGACGATGAAGTGATCCTTCAACTTTCCGATTTCCTTCATCATTCTCCGTTTCCCCCACAAGATCTGAAGTCGCCCTTCAACCAGAACCTGGGCAAAGGCGGCCGCCATGTACAAAAAACTGCCCACACCGCCGATTATCAGAAGCGCCGTAAACATACGTCCGGCTTCCGAGAGCTGGTGGACTTCCTGAAATCCCACAGTGGAAAGGGTGATGACCACCATATAAAAGGAACTCACAAAGTCCCACTGCTCGATGACCATGAACCCTGCTATCCCGGCAATCACGATCACCAGGCATAAAACAGCGCCGAGCAACATGCTCCAATACGTTCCCATGCGGGCACGCATGCTCAGCATTCTCTGATGCACTCCCTTGATCATTACCTTCCTACCCGAGCTTGAGCAGCCGTTCCCGCAAGGCTGCTACGCTATCCCGCAACGTCGCGGCGCGTTCGAACTCCAGTTCCTTGGCGGCATCACGCATTTCCCGCTCCATACGACGGATTTCCCGCTCCATCTTCCTTGGATCACCGTCAAATCGAGAAAAATCATCCGCTGCAGCACGAATCATGGCATCGTCAGGCGCACCGGATATGGCAGCAAGCGGGTTATCCATTTTTTTATGAATAGTCTTGGGTACGATACCATGCTCGCTGTTGTAGGCAAGTTGCCTTTCCCGCCGCCGTCCGGTTTCCTCCATGGCCTGCGCCATTGAACGCGTCGTCTGATCCGCATACATGACCACACGCGCCTCAGAATTGCGTGCAGCGCGCCCAAAAGTCTGAATGAGCGAACGATTGGAACGCAAAAAGCCTTCCTTATCTGCATCCAGAATGGCGACCAGCGAGACCTCAGGAATATCGAGCCCTTCCCGCAACAAATTGATGCCCACCAAAACAAAGAACTCGCCCTCACGCAGGGCCTGGATAATAGCCATGCGTTCCAGCGTATCGATGTCCGAATGCAGGTACCGCGACGGTACGCCCATCTTGTTCAGATAGTCGTTGAGGTCCTCGGCCATGCGTTTGGTCAACGTGGTGACCAGCACACGCTCGTCCCTTTCCTGCCGTTTCCTGCATTCCCCGAGCAGGTCGTCAATCTGACCGGACACGGGCCGGATATCTATCTCCGGGTCCACGAGACCGGTGGGCCGAATGATCTGTTCCACGACCAGCCCCTGTGAACGATCCAACTCCCACGGGCCCGGCGTTGCCGAAACAAAAACCGCCTGCCCTATACGCTCCAGAAACTCATCAAAGTCCAGGGGCCGGTTGTCCAAGGCAGATGGCAGGCGAAAACCAAAATCCACCAATGTGGATTTGCGCGAAAGGTCGCCCTTGTACATGCCGCCCACCTGAGGAATGCTGATATGCGATTCATCCACGAACATGATGAAGTCGTCCGGAAAATAATCCAGCAGTGTCGCGGGTGGTTCTCCGGCAGAACGTCCGTCCAGATGCCGCGAATAGTTCTCGACACCGTTGCAGTAGCCCAGCTCTTCGATGGACTCCAGGTCGAACATGGTACGCTGCTCAAGCCGCTGTGCTTCCACCAGCTTGTTTTGGCCGCGCAAAAAAGCCAGCTGCCCCTGCAACTCGGAACGGATGTCATCCATGGCGCGATTCAGATTGTCCCTGTCCGAAACATAATGACTGCCCGGATATATGACAGTCTTGCGCAATGTGCTGCGCACTTCCCCGGTCAGGGGATTGGCCTCGCACAGTGAATCGATCTCATCCCCGAAAAATTCGATGCGCAACGAGGTCTCCCGGCTGTAGGCAGGAATGATTTCAACCACATCGCCGCGCACCCGAAACGTGCCGCGATGCAGGTCGTAATCATTGCGCTCGTAATGCACCTCCACCAGCCGTTCGAGCAGAGATTCCATGGAAAGCTGCTGGCCCTGCTCCACCGGAATAATCATCTTTGCATAGTATTCGGGCGAACCAAGGCCGTAAATACAGGAAACCGAAGCCACGATAAGCACGTCCCGCCGCGTGAGCAGCGCATGGGTAGCCGCATGCCGAAGCTTGTCGATATCGTCATTGATGGACGAATCCTTCTCAATATAGACATCCGAGTGCGGCAGATAGGCTTCCGGCTGGTAATAGTCGTAATAACTGACGAAATATTCAACAGCATTGTCCGGAAACAGGTCCCGGAATTCGCTGTATAGCTGCGCTGCAAGCGTCTTGTTCGGAGCCAGCACAAGCGCGGGGCGATTCAGCTCGGCAATGACGTTGGCCATGGTAAACGTCTTGCCCGATCCGGTTACGCCAAGAAGGACCTGACTCTCGATGCCCGACTGCAGATTCTCCTTGATCTGCACAATGGCTTCCCCTTGGTCTCCGGCCGGGGAATATGGACTCACCAGATTGAAATCAGGCATTATTACAAGACCTTGCACCCTTGTGTCCGAGCTTTTTTTACCGTATGGTCAACAACGGAACAATCAACACTTCTGTGGAGTCTTTCATGAATATCAGCATCACACCGCCTCTGAGCACGCCGCCCATCCCGCGGGCCAACGTTATCTCCTTTACCATCAAGGCCTTCAAAGGAAGGCGCAATGTTGAAGTGCACCTTTTCCGATCCGCATGGGACCCGAATGAAGAAAACTCCCTTGATTGGGACAGCCTGCTGGGCGCCCCCATCGAACCGGAACGGAACGACCCGTCCGGAAGCCGTAAAATCGTTCTCGAGGCGTTCACCGACCAAGAACGCGACTCCATAATCAACTACCTGAAAGACCAGTATTCCACAAGAATTACAAGTATCCATTCGATGTCCATGGATTATCCGATTCCGCTCGGACTTCCGGCCCTGTCAGATGCTCAGGAAGGCAAAAACATCGGATTCATTGATTTTGCCAAAATCCCGAGCTATCCGTTGGAAATCCCCATCAAGGGACTCTACGACCTCAGCCAGCACAAGCCTATTGTCGACGGATAGTTACGGTTACAAAAAACCATAAAGGCCGCCCTTGGGCGGCCTTTATTTTACTTCTGACGATCTTCCTATTGCCCGTCTTCATCGGGCATCAACATTTTCTGCAAAGTCTGGGCTGCGGCTCCGGGGTCAACACTCACACCGCCGGAAACCGTTGTCTTGGTCTTTTTGGTGGTGATGCCGCCGTTGGAAACCTTGGTACTGCTGTGCGAGCTGGAGGACTTCCAGGTCTTGCCCACCGAAGGCAATGCCGAGGCCGCGCCCACTGCCGCCCCGCTCAGAGAGCGGGCATTCAACTCCATGCCGTCGGGTGTCGCGGTCTGCATGTTGGCCTGCTGCATGGTGGCGGGATCAAGGATGGTCCAATGTTCATCCCCGGCGCGCAGGGCCTCTCCGTTGACGGTCTTGGAAACGTCGCCACGGGAAATGACCAGTGTAAAAGGACGATGCCAACCGTCCGCCCGGGAAAACGCATGCAACGGAGTAATGGTAAACAGGATGCCGGTTCCCGGGCTGGTCCAGTTGCTCGAATCGCCGGAAGGTTCCTTTTCCAGCACGCGGCTGATGACCTGCCTGTCAAACGTGGACAGGGTCATAAGGGTCGGCAACCCATTGGAATCCACTGCCGCGGCAGAGCCGGCAACGGGCACAAGACGCACGGAAACTGCGGAGGGAGTCAGAAGATACGCCTCGCCGCTCTGTTCCTGCGCCTGCATGGAGTTCACGCCGTTCATGATGCCCATGGACGTGTTGCCGAAGAAATCAGCATCCTGAACACCACGGCTCACGGCGGTCATCATGACCTTGTCCTGTTGGTACTTACGTTTGATGATGATGTCCTGCTGCTGGTAGTCCGGCATCTTCAAGGTAATGATGTGATCACGGTTGCGTTCCAGCGAAACCGAAGACGGCGTCTTGCCCACAAGATTGCCGTCCGCATACAGATCCGCCCCCATGGGGTTGGATGAAATCGGAATATCCTGCGTATAGACTTGCGGTTGACAACCGGCCACGGCCGCTATCATCCCCGCAAACAGAAGCACAAGCACCCGACGAGAAAGAATCCCCTGCATTTCCCACTTCCTTGTTCTATTTGGTATAACTATCGAATTCCACCCAAAAACATATTCACAATAAACACACACCACAGGTGCCGGCAAGCCGCCCGTTAAACGCAATTCCAGCATCCGGGAGGCTCGGCGGCCTGTGCCGCGTCCCGCAGCAACTCCAAGAAACGCGGACGGTTCATCTCCTGCGCGCCAAAACGCAACAGATGTTTGGTGGTCTGCTGGCAGTCGATGAGTGCAAAACCGAACCCCTGCAGCCGTCGAACAAGATGCACGAAAGCGACCTTGGAAGCGTCCGGCTCGCAAAAGAACATGGACTCGCCGAAAAAAGCCCGGCCGAGGGATACGCCATACAGCCCGCCGACAAGCCGACCATCGCGCCACGATTCCACGCTGTGTGCAAATCCGGCCGCATGAAGACGTATATATGCGTCCATCATCTCCGGGACTATCCACGTGCCGTCCTGATCGGGACGGGGGGTGCAGGCACAGGACCGAATCACCCCGTGAAAATCCTGATCAAAGGTCACGGAAAACCGCCCGGAATTCACGACCCGACGCAGGCTTTTGGAAACATGCAGGTGGTCGGGAATCAGGACAAGGCGAGGGTCGGTAGACCACCACAGAATCGGGGAGTCTTCGGCATACCATGGGAAAATTCCGTTGGCATAGGCTGCCAGAAGACGCGGCACCGACAAATCCCCCCCAACAGCCAGCAAGCCATCGGGTTCGGCCTCTTCCGGATCCGGGAAAATCGGAGATTCAAACAACCTGTATATTGCCATGCCACCCAAAAAAAACGTGTTGCAAAAAAACGGGGCAACCCCAAAGGATCGCCCCGCAATATTTACTGATCAAGTTCAACCAGTCTTGCCCTTGGACCGCCGCTTGAACGTGAAGACAAACTCGCCCGAAGGTCCCACGGCCGGGATCTCGCCAGGGACATCTTCGGTTCCCGCCACATCCGCAACGGCCACGCCGCCCCGCATGAGGCTGCCGAACAACAGCTCGTCGGCAATGGCATCCTTGATCTCGGTCTGTATGACACGCCCCATGGGTCGCGCCCCAAACGCCGGATCATGCCCCATCTCGGCAAGACGGGAACGGGCTGCGGCAGTCAACTCCACGGACACCCGGCGCTCGGCAAGCTGCTCGTTGAGTTCGTTTATGAACTTGTCCACAATCATTTCCATGACCTCCGAAGAGAGCGAACCGAACGGCACGATCGCGTCGAGCCTATTGCGGAACTCGGGGCT encodes:
- the aat gene encoding leucyl/phenylalanyl-tRNA--protein transferase, with protein sequence MAIYRLFESPIFPDPEEAEPDGLLAVGGDLSVPRLLAAYANGIFPWYAEDSPILWWSTDPRLVLIPDHLHVSKSLRRVVNSGRFSVTFDQDFHGVIRSCACTPRPDQDGTWIVPEMMDAYIRLHAAGFAHSVESWRDGRLVGGLYGVSLGRAFFGESMFFCEPDASKVAFVHLVRRLQGFGFALIDCQQTTKHLLRFGAQEMNRPRFLELLRDAAQAAEPPGCWNCV
- a CDS encoding PEGA domain-containing protein, with the protein product MQGILSRRVLVLLFAGMIAAVAGCQPQVYTQDIPISSNPMGADLYADGNLVGKTPSSVSLERNRDHIITLKMPDYQQQDIIIKRKYQQDKVMMTAVSRGVQDADFFGNTSMGIMNGVNSMQAQEQSGEAYLLTPSAVSVRLVPVAGSAAAVDSNGLPTLMTLSTFDRQVISRVLEKEPSGDSSNWTSPGTGILFTITPLHAFSRADGWHRPFTLVISRGDVSKTVNGEALRAGDEHWTILDPATMQQANMQTATPDGMELNARSLSGAAVGAASALPSVGKTWKSSSSHSSTKVSNGGITTKKTKTTVSGGVSVDPGAAAQTLQKMLMPDEDGQ
- the ligA gene encoding NAD-dependent DNA ligase LigA; the encoded protein is MTASTIRERVLELRARLEHHNYQYYVLDKPEITDAEYDELFRELQALEADNPELDDPNSPTRRVGGEPAAGFEQYEHALPMYSLDNAMNLDGWDAFSRRVHKGVGREDVEYWVDPKMDGLAAEVVYEQGRFVLAATRGDGSVGELVTHNMRTVMNLPMQLRGSDVPRLLEVRGEVVMATRDFERLNRQQAEKGDKIFANPRNAAAGSIRQLDPAVAAARPLRFMAYGLGRVEWDMPLSAWTTQQEAMSGLNRLGFATPPEARLCTGAEDVAAYFRDLQKKRDDLPVEIDGVVAKVNRFDMQRALGFTARAPRWALALKFPAQQATTRINAIRIQVGRTGVLTPVAELEPVRVGGVEVSRATLHNRAYIAERDFREGDTVLIQRAGDVIPQVLSVVDGEHRTGAVPFVFPENCPVCGSTVVQDGEAVRCSNPTCPAKVSQWLIHFASKAGLDMEGVGKRWIERLAHDGVISSPADIFELGKADLLKYGGMGDVSAAKFVAAIEKARLNAPMWRLIAGLGIRHVGEQTARNLAEAYRDLDALAAASREELQEIEDVGEKVADSVRTFMHSETARQLLERFRKIGFWPTAGQSGAKDAKDLPLADKVFIFTGSLGTLSRSRAHALVEERGGKAVKSISSKVDYVVAGEKAGSKLGKAEKLGLEIIDLPTFMNMIETND
- the dapB gene encoding 4-hydroxy-tetrahydrodipicolinate reductase — its product is MTTDVIIMGAGGRMGATLALMANRDETLNLAGVCERPGRTDGLDYLGCMVSDSLSDLLPQCPGAVIVDFTAPEASIAMAEAAAKHGNPAVIGTTGLDAGQQATLGKYAAETPLFWAPNMSVGVNVLLKVLPQLVQALGLEYDMELSEIHHKMKKDAPSGTALKLAQCLAEARDWDYDDVKCHCRDGIIGQRPQKELGVQTLRGGDVVGDHTMYFFGPGERIEVTHRAHSRETFASGALRAAKWLKGQKPGALYSMADIF
- a CDS encoding MATE family efflux transporter, with amino-acid sequence MSASSGSEHAFVHAPNKTLLQLAVPVLFSLVAEPVTGLVDTAFVARLGMEPVAALGIGAMVFSSIFWIFNFLGIGTQTEVARFSGENRADRAAGISTLAVFLGGGIGFVLLVGALPFLTPAASLLGGNDAVLDLSEQYMRYRLLGAPAVLVCLACFGSLRGCQDMSTPLWVATGMNLLNVGLDYVFVFGFGPVPALGVGGAGLASSLSQWTGAIWVLWVVRRRIGFSLHIGLADLKKLIRIGGDLFIRTGAVLLFLSLCTRVANQAGAGQGAAYQAGRQFFIFTALFMDAFAITAQSLVGFFLGRNDVQQARRVAVYACVWSLVTGAGLCLFMLVGRNAIATLLLPVEAHALFQPSWTLLACIMPLFSLACATDGIHWGAGDFRYLRNAMLVASVVGGALVLTVRDMPDVLMLVWASTGVWAACRGALGVVRISPGVGRAPLQGKAPIL
- a CDS encoding Hpt domain-containing protein, with protein sequence MLEKEIIDPQFLESMADKRAFLKKMFAVFVSQEPKRVQEIHDALENGDVAKLRHLAHSLKGGAATMGAERVRQCCLLLENATQANDMSAAMGHFKTLETEMDQAYTFMFNFMAE
- a CDS encoding potassium channel family protein yields the protein MIKGVHQRMLSMRARMGTYWSMLLGAVLCLVIVIAGIAGFMVIEQWDFVSSFYMVVITLSTVGFQEVHQLSEAGRMFTALLIIGGVGSFLYMAAAFAQVLVEGRLQILWGKRRMMKEIGKLKDHFIVCGYGRIGSIVTKEIMGEGHAVVVVEQDLELIENMEQEGVLCVEGDATSDEVLLAVGLQSARSLISALSSEAANVYVTLTARQLNPDLTIIARAGNKSHISRLELAGADRVVLPHFIGGVRMAQSVLRPTATNFVELALRGGIDLQMDELSVSTGSELVGKDLIDSKIRPRFNLIIIAIKKKNGDMVFNPGPKEVIDAGDTLLAVGRKSDLTKILDIM
- the uvrB gene encoding excinuclease ABC subunit UvrB, with the protein product MPDFNLVSPYSPAGDQGEAIVQIKENLQSGIESQVLLGVTGSGKTFTMANVIAELNRPALVLAPNKTLAAQLYSEFRDLFPDNAVEYFVSYYDYYQPEAYLPHSDVYIEKDSSINDDIDKLRHAATHALLTRRDVLIVASVSCIYGLGSPEYYAKMIIPVEQGQQLSMESLLERLVEVHYERNDYDLHRGTFRVRGDVVEIIPAYSRETSLRIEFFGDEIDSLCEANPLTGEVRSTLRKTVIYPGSHYVSDRDNLNRAMDDIRSELQGQLAFLRGQNKLVEAQRLEQRTMFDLESIEELGYCNGVENYSRHLDGRSAGEPPATLLDYFPDDFIMFVDESHISIPQVGGMYKGDLSRKSTLVDFGFRLPSALDNRPLDFDEFLERIGQAVFVSATPGPWELDRSQGLVVEQIIRPTGLVDPEIDIRPVSGQIDDLLGECRKRQERDERVLVTTLTKRMAEDLNDYLNKMGVPSRYLHSDIDTLERMAIIQALREGEFFVLVGINLLREGLDIPEVSLVAILDADKEGFLRSNRSLIQTFGRAARNSEARVVMYADQTTRSMAQAMEETGRRRERQLAYNSEHGIVPKTIHKKMDNPLAAISGAPDDAMIRAAADDFSRFDGDPRKMEREIRRMEREMRDAAKELEFERAATLRDSVAALRERLLKLG
- a CDS encoding ACT domain-containing protein, which codes for MKVDQLSIFLENRAGRLAEVTKILDESGVNIRALSLADTSDFGILRLIVSDFETAKTKLKENGFTVGRTSVVAVEVSDKPGGLHNILSMLQNEDINVEYMYAFVQQSGNSAVLIFRFDRTDQGIEVLQKNGLTIIPGEKLYAL